A window of Oncorhynchus nerka isolate Pitt River linkage group LG4, Oner_Uvic_2.0, whole genome shotgun sequence contains these coding sequences:
- the LOC135571532 gene encoding uncharacterized protein LOC135571532 codes for MPYMLSAICPVQLKPGLIREEHTSVPVAIEVSFPLSLPLSLSLSLSLSLSLSLSLCISPSLFLSLCVSLFLSLCVSLFLYLCISPSLFLSLCVSLFLSLCVSPSLFLSLCVSLFLSLCVSPSLSVHLSPSLSLSVRLSLSLCASLSPSLFLSLCVSLFLSLCVSPSLFLSLCVSLFLSLCVSPSLSVHLSLSLSLSVHLSLSLSLSVRLSLSLSFSLCVSLFLSVHLSLSLSLSVRLSLSLSGRLSLTLSLSLSLSLSLSLSLSLFPFISLTLLCVSLSVSLSVCLSPSVSLSVCLSLCFSLCLSLSLCLSLYVRLSLSLSLSFSLCLSLFPSLSLPLSLSLALSLSLSSSLSLTLSLLVSLSLSRSVHLSLCSFPSLSLFVSFSLSVHFILSLSFCSYHSLSLSLSLSLTLSLLVSLSLSRSVHLSLFVSFSL; via the exons atgccatacatgctgtctgccatctgcccggtacagttgaaaccaggattaatCCGCGAAGAGCAcaccagtgtgccagtggccatcgaag tttcattccctctctctctccctctctctctctctctctctctctctctctctctctctctctctctctctctgtgcatctctccctctctctttctctctctgtgcgtctcgctctttctctctctgtgcgtctcgctctttctctatctgtgcatttctccctctctctttctctctttgtgcgtctcgctctttctctctctgtgcgtctctccctctctctttctctctttgtgcgtctctctctttctctctctgtgcgtctctccctctctctctgtgcatctctccccctcgctttctctctctgtgcgtctctctctttctctctgtgcgtctc tctctccctctctctttctctctctgtgcgtctcactctttctctctctgtgcgtctctccctctctctttctctctttgtgcgtctctctctttctctctctgtgcgtctctccctctctctctgtgcatctctccctctctctttctctctctgtgcatctctccctctctctttctctctctgtgcgtctatctctttctctctctttctctctgtgcgtctctctctttctctctgtgcatctctccctctctctttctctctctgtgcgtctctcactttctctctctggtcgtctctccctaactctttctctctctctctctctctctctctctctctctctctctctctctctctttccattcattTCCCTCACTTTG ctgtgtgtctctctctctgtttctctctctgtttgtctctctccctctgtttctctctctgtgtgtctctctctctgtttctctctctgtttgtctctctctctctgtctttcgctCTATGTTCGTCTCTC tctttctctctctctctctttctctctctgtctgtctctcttcccctctctctctctccctctctctctctctctagctctctctctctctctctctagctctctctctctcactctctctctattagtttctctctcgctttctcgctctgttcatctctctctctgttcgtttccttctctctctctgttcgtttcattctctctctctgttcatttcattctctctctctctttctgttcgtatcattctctctctctctctct ctctctctctctcactctctctctattagtttctctctcgctttctcgctctgttcatctctctctgttcgtttccttctctctc